A single window of Chitinophaga sp. XS-30 DNA harbors:
- a CDS encoding LptF/LptG family permease, translating to MKKLDKLIVKTFIGPFIATFFVTLFVLVMQFVWKYIDDLVGKGLDTPVIIELLVYTSASLVPLAMPLAVLLSSIMTFGNLGESFELVAIKSAGISLLRFIRPLFIFSALIALGAFLFSNYVIPVANLRAKSLLYDITNSKPAFNIKQGVFYGDIPHYVIKVAKKDPDNKTIHQVMIYERPPGSRDGRLILADKGTMELSPDKRFLNFTLENGWSYEERGDPRNPEKNELIRLGFKKYKKPFDLRDFAFSRLDMDLFASNQQMLNIRQLDKGLDSLRQRDSSFIRTTNAYVTSRYPFYKWKDTGWATSAPIAHGETFIDSIPEKSMRYVLERVEQTLREQESSLTGPAAEFAENQSRIALFKVEWQRKFSLAAACIVLFLIGAPLGSIIRKGGLGTPLVFAVIFFVIFNIFFMLGEKMARKDVMTSWGGMWLANTVLMPIAAFLVYKAMNDSQLFNKEAWFRGYQQFKKFIQQRRNKHAV from the coding sequence GTGAAGAAGCTCGATAAACTCATTGTAAAAACATTCATCGGTCCGTTTATAGCCACATTTTTTGTGACCTTGTTCGTATTGGTCATGCAATTCGTGTGGAAATATATTGATGACCTGGTGGGCAAGGGGCTGGATACACCGGTGATCATCGAACTGCTGGTCTATACCAGCGCCAGCCTGGTGCCGCTGGCCATGCCGCTGGCTGTACTGTTGTCTTCCATCATGACCTTCGGGAACCTGGGCGAGAGTTTCGAACTGGTGGCCATCAAGTCCGCCGGCATCTCCCTGCTCCGCTTTATCCGTCCGCTGTTCATATTTTCCGCCCTGATCGCGCTGGGCGCTTTCCTTTTCTCCAACTATGTGATCCCGGTGGCGAACCTCCGGGCAAAGTCGCTCCTCTACGATATCACCAATTCCAAACCGGCCTTCAATATCAAACAGGGCGTATTTTACGGGGATATTCCGCATTATGTGATCAAAGTGGCCAAAAAGGACCCGGATAACAAGACCATCCACCAGGTGATGATCTATGAACGCCCCCCCGGATCGCGGGACGGGCGCCTGATACTCGCCGATAAAGGCACCATGGAGCTTTCTCCGGACAAACGTTTCCTCAATTTTACGCTGGAGAACGGATGGAGCTATGAAGAGCGCGGCGATCCCCGCAACCCGGAAAAGAACGAACTGATCCGCCTGGGCTTCAAAAAATATAAAAAACCTTTCGATCTCCGGGATTTTGCCTTCAGCAGGCTGGATATGGACCTATTTGCCTCCAACCAGCAGATGCTCAATATCAGGCAGCTGGACAAGGGGCTGGATTCCCTCCGGCAGCGCGACTCCTCCTTCATCCGTACCACCAATGCCTACGTGACCAGCCGTTATCCTTTTTACAAATGGAAAGACACCGGCTGGGCGACTTCCGCACCGATAGCTCACGGGGAGACATTTATAGACAGCATCCCGGAAAAATCCATGCGCTACGTGCTGGAACGGGTGGAGCAGACCTTAAGGGAACAGGAGTCCAGCCTTACGGGCCCGGCGGCGGAATTCGCCGAAAACCAGTCCAGGATCGCTTTATTCAAAGTGGAGTGGCAGCGGAAGTTCTCGCTGGCAGCGGCCTGCATCGTGCTTTTCCTCATCGGGGCGCCGCTCGGGTCCATAATTCGTAAAGGCGGACTAGGGACTCCGCTCGTTTTTGCCGTTATATTCTTTGTGATCTTCAATATATTCTTTATGTTAGGCGAGAAAATGGCCCGGAAAGATGTGATGACCTCCTGGGGAGGAATGTGGCTGGCCAATACCGTTCTTATGCCTATTGCGGCCTTCCTTGTGTACAAGGCCATGAATGATTCGCAACTGTTCAACAAAGAAGCCTGGTTCAGGGGATACCAGCAATTTAAAAAATTCATTCAGCAACGGCGGAACAAACATGCAGTCTGA
- a CDS encoding START-like domain-containing protein encodes MSKKVQYELEYPVRCSPSILYEFLSTPAGLQEWFADKVDFRDNVFSFSWNGSAEEAEVLEQEEDERIRLRWLHAPKNEFFEFSIQISEVTNMTILIVKDFAEKKEIADQSQLWDYQIKDLFHRIGN; translated from the coding sequence ATGTCAAAGAAAGTGCAATATGAGTTAGAATATCCGGTTCGGTGCTCTCCAAGTATCCTATATGAATTCCTATCTACCCCCGCAGGCCTGCAGGAATGGTTTGCAGATAAAGTGGATTTCAGAGATAATGTTTTTTCTTTTTCCTGGAATGGCTCTGCTGAAGAGGCGGAGGTGCTCGAACAAGAGGAAGATGAACGCATTCGTTTACGTTGGTTACACGCTCCCAAAAATGAATTCTTCGAATTCAGCATCCAGATATCTGAAGTAACGAACATGACTATACTGATCGTAAAGGATTTCGCGGAAAAGAAGGAGATCGCCGATCAGAGCCAGTTATGGGATTACCAGATCAAGGACCTTTTCCACCGGATCGGCAACTAG
- a CDS encoding RNA polymerase sigma factor RpoD/SigA, protein MRQLKITKSITNRESQSLEKYLQEIGKVDLITPEEEVNLAIRIKQGDQRALEKLTKANLRFVVSVAKQYQNQGLSLSDLINEGNLGLIKAAQRFDETRGFKFISYAVWWIRQSILQALAEQSRIVRLPLNKVGLSNKISKAYSQLEQEFEREPSPDELATILEINTEEVEATLGVAARHVSMDAPFIDGEDNSLLDVLENPNAVSADEELDHHDSLRREIERSLSTLTDRQKDVIMLYFGIAVEHPMSLEDIGEKFGLTRERVRQIKDKAITKLRTTSRSKLLRNYLGG, encoded by the coding sequence ATGCGCCAGCTTAAAATCACGAAGTCGATCACCAATCGAGAGTCTCAGTCGTTAGAAAAGTATTTGCAGGAGATCGGCAAAGTTGATCTTATAACGCCGGAGGAGGAAGTGAACCTTGCGATCCGCATAAAACAGGGTGACCAGCGTGCGTTAGAGAAGCTGACGAAAGCAAACCTCCGTTTCGTTGTATCCGTTGCCAAACAATACCAGAACCAGGGCCTGTCCCTCAGTGACCTGATCAATGAAGGCAATCTTGGCCTTATTAAAGCCGCACAGCGTTTTGATGAGACCAGGGGCTTCAAATTCATATCTTATGCCGTTTGGTGGATCCGTCAGTCGATCCTCCAGGCTTTGGCAGAACAATCCCGTATCGTACGTCTTCCGCTGAACAAGGTTGGTCTTTCCAACAAGATCAGCAAAGCCTATTCCCAGCTGGAACAGGAGTTTGAACGTGAGCCGTCCCCGGACGAGCTGGCCACTATCCTGGAAATCAATACTGAGGAAGTGGAAGCCACCCTGGGCGTTGCCGCCCGTCACGTATCCATGGATGCGCCGTTCATCGACGGGGAAGACAATTCCCTGCTGGATGTGCTGGAGAATCCCAACGCCGTGAGCGCGGACGAGGAGCTGGACCATCACGATTCCCTCCGCCGCGAGATCGAACGCTCCCTCTCCACCCTTACAGACCGTCAGAAAGATGTGATCATGCTGTACTTCGGCATTGCCGTGGAACATCCCATGTCACTCGAAGATATTGGTGAAAAATTTGGCCTCACCCGCGAAAGGGTACGCCAGATCAAGGACAAAGCCATTACCAAACTGCGCACTACCTCCCGCAGCAAACTGCTCCGGAACTATCTCGGCGGCTGA